Below is a window of Shewanella khirikhana DNA.
TGGCAAACCCTGTTCGGGCAGGACGCAGACGCCATTGCCAACGCCAAGGCAAGCCTGCTGGCGGACCGCAGCTTTTACGGTTTTGCGCTCGCCGACCGGCAAAAAAGCGCCCCAAGTCTGAACCACACCCCTGCTGCAACCGGCTTTGATCTGCCAAGCCTGAAAAGCGATAAGGGCTTTGCCCGCATGCAGGAGTTTTTGGCATTGGATCGCCCCAAACAGGCCCGCAGTGAATGGCTGCAGCTTTTGGGCCGCGGTGACGATAAGCGCAAAGCCGAGTATGGCCGCTGGGCCGAATCCAAAGGTTTGTACGCGCTGGCGGTAGACGCCTCTATTCAGGGCAAGTTTTGGGATGATCTGTCGATGCGCTTCCCCAATGCCGAAGACGAGGGGTTCAGCAAGGCAGCCAAGGCCCATAAGCTCAATAAAGAGGAGCTTAGAGCCATTGCCCGCCGCGAAAGTGCCTTTAACCCTGCGGCGGTATCTGGCGTGGGCGCCCGCGGCCTGATGCAACTGATGCCCGCCACCGCCAAGCAAACCGCTAAAAAGCAAGGGCTTAAGTACAAGGGTGAAGCGGGACTCTATGAACCTGCCTACAACATTCGCCTTGGCAGCGCCTATTACGCTTCCCTGCTTGAGCGTTACAACAACAACCGGGTGTTGGCCACGGCGGCGTATAATGCAGGCCCCTCGCGGGTCGATGCCTGGCTTGCCCGCACGCAGGGAAAGCTGGACGTGATGGCCTTTATCGAGTCCATCCCCTTTAGGGAAACCCGTGAATATGTGCAGGCGGTATTCAGCTACCGGTTGATTTATGAGCACAGAAAAGGCGAGCCCACACCACTCTTTACCGATGCGGAGCTGAACTTCAGTTATTAAAGCGGCAATCGCGAAGTCACTTTCCATCTCAGACAGGGAGCCAGGCGGCTCCCTGTTCAGTTTTAGCGCAATCAACGCGCCTCAAACCGTAAAACTTTTGTCTTGGGTTGCGCCATCGTCATTAATGATAATAATTACCATTCCAAACTCTGCAACTTTTGTTGATTTCCATGAGCTCTCCCGCAACTGCCCTGATGTTGGGCTGTGAATTTCAGCCGCTTGTCTGTCTGCAAACCGGCAAGCCCAGAGGCTATGAAGCCCTGGCTCGTTTTTATACCAAGGATGGCTCATCCATAGCGCCCAATCGGGTGTTTGACTGCCTGCACGCCTGCCCGGCCGCGCTGGCCGAAACCGAATTTGCCGCCAAGCGGCTGCAACTTTCACTGGCGCCAAAAGGGGCGCCGCTGTTTGTTAATCTCGACCCTCATAGCCTGACTCCAGAGCTTCAGGGGGCGCTGCTGCCCATGCTGCAGGCGCGGGGCGAGTTGGTGGTTGAGCTGATTGAGAACACCTGCATCAGTGATGCGCTAATGGCATTATCGCTGCAATCCTCGTTACAGGCGGCGGGAGTTGCGGTTGCGCTGGATGACATTGGCGCCCCCCATGCCATGCTGTCGCTGGAGCTGCTGTCTCGGGTGGACTGGATAAAGTTCGACCGCCACTGGCTAAACCGGCTGCATATTGGCCCCGAGCGTAAGCTACTCGAGTCGCTGGTCGGCTACGCCCACAGCACAGGTAAGTTCACCGTTATCGAAGGCATTGAAACCGAGCAGCAGCGACAAGCGGTAGCTGATATTGGTTTTACCCTGGCACAAGGCTTCCTTTTTCAGGCCCAATTCATAAAACCCGTGGTAAAAGAATTACTTTCGGATAAAGTGATCAGGCTTCTGGCTGACCTCGCCCAGGAACAAACCAGCCGGTAAGCACCAGGCGAGCGCCAAATCGCCAAGCTCAAAGCGACAAGCACGCCAAGCTCTAGGGAATGTGCGAACAAGTCGTCGCACAGCTCTGGCTTTGATAGCAGCGACAGTTCAAGGCATTCAACTGAGGGCATGCTGAGGCCTGCTGAAGTTGAATAACGCCGAAATGGTGTTGCTATCAAAGCCCCGCAGGGCGTGGCTTACAGCGGTATCTGCTGCGTTACAGCTCTTGCGAAGGACTAGGGCCATTCGCTGCGAACTGTGCCTTGCATCTATCCACTTTAAGCACACGCAGAACAAGCACGGGACTTATTCGCACCTTCCCTAGGCAAACAAGTGCCAGGGCACATTTGCCACCACGGCTGCTGCCAAGCTGGAATGACCGGCCAAAATTGCGCATAGTTAAAATTGCGCATAGTTATAGTTAATGCAAGGCTCAAACGGGTTAGCGTGCACACTCATCCCGATATAAGAGTGCACACTCATCCCGTTATTAAGGATTGAAGGAATCACATGCAGGATAATACCGCCGCCAAGAACGCCACCGAGCTTGAAAACCTCATCGCGCAACTCGAACGGGTACTGCTTGGTAAGTCCCGGCAGATCCGCCTGGCACTGGCCTGCGTGTTGGCAAGGGGCCACCTGCTTATCGAAGACTTGCCCGGCATGGGCAAAACCAGTCTCAGTCAGGCCATGGCCAAAAGCCTGGGGCTGTCTTATCAGCGCATCCAGTTCACCAGTGATATGCTGCCCGCCGATATTCTTGGGGTGTCGATTTACGATAAGTCACTCAATCAATTTGTGTTTCATCCAGGTCCGCTGTTCAAACAAATGGTACTGGCCGATGAAATCAACCGCGCCAGCCCCAAAACCCAAAGTGCGCTGCTGGAAGCCATGGCCGAAGGTCAAACCACGGTGGATGGCAACACCCATTCGCTGCCAAAACCCTTTTTTGTGATTGCCACTCAAAACCCCACCGATCAATCGGGCACTTTCCCCCTGCCGGAGTCCCAGCTCGACCGCTTTATGATGCGGATTTCCCTGGGCTACCCCAGCCGTGAAGCCGAGCTGGCTATGCTCAAAGGCAAAGGCGAAGATCCTGCCGGCAGCCTGCCACAGTGTGTCAGCCCAATGGGGCTGATGCAGCTGCAGGCCGAGGTCGATAAGGTGAGTGCATCCGATGCCGTGCTTGGATACCTGCTGGCACTGGTGGAAGAAACCCGTGCTCAGGGCGAAGGCTATGGTCTGTCCCCCCGGGCAACCAAGGCACTGCTGGCCAGTGCCAAGGCCTGGGCCTTCCTCGCCGGACGGCAATTTTTGGTGCCGGAAGATATTCAGGCTGTGTTTGTGTGCGTGGCGCAGCATCGCCTCAGAAGCAGCAGTCTGCATCAGGGCGAAAGCCTGGCGCAGCGTATTCTTGCCAGTGTTAACCCTATCCGTTAACCCATGGCAAAACCTCTCGCACGGCGCCTGGAGCCCTTTTTAGCCAAACGGTTGCCGCCCTCAACCGAACAAACCTTAAGTCACAAAGGCATTTTCATTTTGCCCAGCGGCTTTGGTCTGGCGTGGCTGGTGCTGACCTTACTGCTGTATTTGCTCGGCACCAATTATCAGAACAACCTGATATTGGCTATTTCTCTGCTGCTGACCAGTCTGTTTGTTACCTGCATGATTTACAGCTACCGCAATCTGGAAGGGGTTACCCTCAAGCGGCGACCGCTGCCCCCCATCTACGCCGGTGAAACCCTGGCGATGCCGCTGTCGGTCAGTGCCGCGCGCGATGTGCATCAGCTGGCGCTGGCCTATCCCGGGGTCACGCCCGTGTATCTGTCGGTGTTTGATGAAGATGCCTCAGTGCTGGTGCCTGTGCCAACCGAAAAACGGGGGCTGCTAAACCCCGGACGACTCAAAGTCGAATCCCGCTTTCCCCTTGGCCTGATGCGCACCTGGACCTGGGTTGACCTCGCCATCGAACATCCGGTATTTGCCAGCCATCAAGAAGGCAAGATGCCGCCCTTTGCCCACGCAGAAGCTGGCAGTGAAAACGAGGCCGGGTTGCTGGTTACCGGCATGGATGAATATCAGGGGCTCAGAACCTACATCCCGGGTGAGTCTCTTAAGCAGGTTGCCTGGAAACAACTTGCCCAGGGCCGGGGGATGCTCTCCAAGGATTTTGCCCGTCCACAGGGCGCACCCGAGTGGCTGGCATTGGACTCCCTGAAAGAAGGCACACTTGAAGAGAAGCTGTCGTTGCTGTCCTTTTGGGTGGATGAGCTTGCCGCGCGCCAGCAAGTGTATGGCCTTATCCTCCCCGGGGTGGAAATTCCGCCCGGCAGCGGAGAGCCCCACCGCCTGGCCTGCCAGACCGCCATGGCCACCTTCGATGCGCCTTATCGGCGTGAGTATCTCACGCAGGGGCAACAAGCTGATAAGCAAAAGCCAGCAAATGGCAACACCCAGGCCCAACCCCCCCCCCATACCAGGGCGGCTGATAACAAAGCAGTCGAAAATAAAGAGGCCGCATCATGATGTGGGCCAAACGTGCCGAAGAAATCATTGCCCGCAGCACCCTGTTTTGGCTGCTGCTGACCCACTTAGCCCTGGTCATCCCCCTTGCCGACAAAACCACGCCCTGGTCACTTGGGATCAGCGCTATCTGTCTGGTGTGGCGCCTTGGGATTTTCTTTGGCAAGGTTGCCCGCCCGCCGCGCTGGCTGGTCACCGCCTTAGGCATTGCCTCCGCCATTACCCTGGCACTGGTTGGCAGCCAAATCGGCCTGCTTAACGCGCTGATGAACCTGCTGATTTTGGGTTATAGCCTGAAAACCATTGAAATCATCGATAAGCGCGATGTGCGCACCGTGATTTTGGTGGGTTACTTTTTGATAGCACTCAATCTTATCGACAGTCAGGGAATAGGTGCCGCGGCGCTGGCGCTGGCATTGGTGTGGCTCAATACCCAGGCGCTGCTGTCTTTATACCTTGGCCGCAGCAAGTCCGATTACCTGTCATTCAAACTGGTGGCGCAAAGCCTGCCACTGGCCCTGCTGCTGTTTTTGGTGCTGCCACGTCTGCCGCCACTGTGGATGGTGCCAAGCCTCAAATCCGCTACCACGGGGCTGTCTGATGAAGTGGGCTTTGGCGACATCAGCAAACTCACCCGCTCCGATGCGCTGGCATTCAGGGTCAAATTCGATGGCCCGCCCCCGGCAAACCCTGAGCTTTACTGGCGCGCCCTGGTGCTGGAAGACTACGATGGCAAACACTGGCGTCAGGACGATGGCATCAAGCTTTGGGAACGTGAAGCCTATATGCTTGGCAACAGCCGTGATAAGCCCGCCGCAGCGCAGGCCTTAAGCTATGAAGTGATAGCTGAGCCCAGTGGTCAGCGCTGGCTGTTCGGCCTCGATGTGGCCTTCTCCGCCAGCAGCGGCGTATTTAACCTGCCCGATTATCGTCTGCTGGCCCAGCGCAAGCTCGATGGCCGTTTCCAGTACCGCGCAGAAGCATACCGTACGCCCATGGACGCAAACCTGTCCGAGCCAGTGCGACGGCTTAATCTGACACTGCCGCCAAACAGCAACCCACGAACCCGCGAACTTGCCAGGGCAATCTGGCAACAACATCCCTCTGCCGACGCGTTTTTAAATCAGCTAATGCGCCGCTTCAGTGAGGAGGCGTATTTTTATACCCTTTCGCCCCCGCCGGTTGGCAGCGCGCAAATCGATGACTTTTTATTCGACAATAAACAGGGTTTTTGTGTGCACTATGCATCTGCCCTGACCTTTATGGCGCGCGCGGCAGGCATTCCGGCACGGATGGTAACCGGCTACCAGGGCGGCGAGTTCAATCCAAATGGCGGATATGTGAGTGTCTATCAGTACATGGCCCACGCCTGGAGCGAGGTCTGGCTCGATGGCAAAGGCTGGGTGCGACTCGACCCCACCTCCATGATAGCCTCGTCGCGAATTTTGGATGGCTTTGATGCCGCCTTTAACTCAGACGAAAGCTACCTTGCCAACAACCAGTTCAGCCCCCACAGGGTCAAAGACATCCCCTGGCTTAACGAGCTTAGAATGCGCCTTGCCAGCATCGACTATTACTGGAGTGTCTGGGTGCTCGGCTTTGATAACGAGCGCCGTGAAGGCATGCTGAATCAATTACTTGGCAGCGTAAACCGCTCCCGCTTGATTGCCTTTGTGATTTCAGTTGCAGCGCTTATTATGCTGCTGCTCGCCTGGCAGGCTGGCATTTTACGACTGCCGCAAAAATGCCCCGCCCCTATCAAGGGCTTTTTGCTGGTTGAGCGCGCCTTAACTTATATCGCCCTGCCACGGGCTCCCGGCGAAGGCCCTATCGATTACAGCCAGCGCGCTGCCATGGCGCTGCCTGGGATGCAAACTGCCATCAATCACTGGATAGGCCGTTTTACGGCACTGCGCTATCAGAATACCGGCCACAACAAAGATAACGGCAAAAGCGCCGAGAAGCAGTTTGTACGTCAAAGCCGCCGTCTCGCCCGGGCGATCCGTAAGCAAGGCACAGTGACTCAGAGCTCTTAGGCGCTAAAGCCTTAACACGCTCAGGGCTTAAAACGCTCACGGCTTTAAAACGCTGCCCAGCGCAAAAATCCTGCTCTAAGCATCAACGGTTGAACCCAAGGCGGTTGAACCGGCTAAGTAGGTCTCATACAATCATTTTTTACTTACGGACGATAAGACCTAGCGTTTGCGGCCTTGACGTGGCAGTCGGCTTATTTTGGCCACTCTTTGCAGCTTTTTCGGGCAGTGAATGCAATGAAAACCGCCCTAATCGACATGTCCGTCAAGTCTTAGCATTGCAGCGGGAAAGCCTTGGCATTGGCGCGGGAAAGACGCCGTGCAACCAGATAGAAGGGAAAGCATGTTCACACTCGTTCAATCCAACCAGATGGAACGCCTCGCCGCGCGGCTGGCCAAAGAGTTGACCCACAGCTGCGCCAATGTGCTTTCCCCAGAGCATATTCTGGTGCAAAGCCCCGGCATGGCCACCTGGCTCAGACTTGAGATTGCCGCCCACAACGGCATTGCCGGCGCACTTGAATTTCCGCTGCCATCCAACTTTATCTGGTCGCTGTGCTACGCCCTCATTCCCGGGGTTCCCAAGGAAAACGCTTTTACCAAGGAGGCCATGACCTGGAAACTGATGGCCTTGCTGCCACGGCTGGTCGATGCGCCCCATTTTGAGCCCTTGAAAGACTATCTCACCCAGGATTCTGCGTTAAAGCTGTTCCAGCTGGCCGGGCGTATTGCGGATATATTCGATCAGTATCTGGTGTACCGTCCGGACTGGATCCTTGCGTGGGAGCAACACATAGATGCAGCGCCGCAGCAGCCGCTGTTTTCGCTGGACAACTACGACAAAAACTACGACAAAAACTACGACAAAGACGCGCCACTGACCATCAATCCCTTTGCCAATCAAACCGAGGTAGCCGATAACTGCCGCTGGCAACCCATCCTCTGGCGCGCCCTGGTCCAATATAATCGTGACGAGCTTGGCCACAGTCATTGGCACAGGGCCAACCTGCACGCCGAGCTTGTCAGTGCGCTGAGAAATCCGGCCACCTCGCTGCATGCCCTGCCTTCCAGATTGTTTGTGTTTGGTATTTCATCACTGCCACCGCAAACGCTTGAGGTACTGCATGCCCTTGGCTGTCGCATTCCGGTAACCATGTTAAGCCTCAGCCCCTGTCGCCAATATTGGGGCGATATTCTCGACCCACGGCAACGTGCCAGGCTTGCGCTTAAGTACAGCGAAGACAAGATGCTGCCCGCTCACTGGGAAGATACCCTGGAGGTCGGCAACCCGCTGTTGGCGGCAAACGGCAAAATGGGCCGTGAACTGCTCGATTTGGTGTTCAGTTTGCCGGAAACGCATCTCGAAATAGACGACAGCGAATATCAGGCGCCTGAACCACATACTCTGCTTGGCAGATTGCAGGCCGATATCCTCGATATGCAGGTTGCCGGTAGCCCACTTTGCGCCACCCTCGAGCGGTACCAGCAGCAGGAAGGCAAACTGCCACTTGCGCCCGGCGACAACAGCCTGTGCCTTCGAAGCTGCCACAGCCCACTTCGGGAAGTAGAAACCCTGCACGACCATCTGCTTGCCATGTTAAGCGGTGCCAATGGCTCGCTCGCGCCTCGGGATATCGTGGTGATGCTGCCGGATGTGGCAGCTTATGCACCCTTTATCGATGCGGTATTCGCCTCCAAACGCAGCGAGCATTACATTCCTTATGCCATTGCCGACCGGGGCGCCGCGCAGGAATCCCCCATTATTCATGCGTTTCTAACCCTGCTGGATATCACCGACAGCCGCTTTGGTCTGACGGAAATCTTAAGTCTGCTGGAAGTGCCGGCGGTGATGTCCCGCTTTGGTCTTGATGAAGAGGAGCTGGCACGGCTTACCGACTGGCTGGAGCAAGCCGGTGTGCGTTGGGGGCGGGATGCCAAAAGCCGCGAGGCGCTGGGGCTGCCAGCCTTTGATAAACACTCATGGGCCTTTGGGATCAGGCGGATTTTACTCGGGTACGCCCTGGGTGATGAGGCCGATTTTTATCAGGGAACCTTACCGTTTTCCGGCATTGAAGGTCAGCAGGCCCAATGCGTCGGTAAGCTGCTCGATTTTATTGAAGTGCTGGATAATTTCAGCCACGACTTTGGCGATGCCGCGAGCCTGGAGGCCAAGTTCGAGCTGCTGTTTACCCTGCTCGGTACCCTGTTCGACGCCGATGAATCCAGCCTGGATGATATCAGCCAGATCCGCGATACCCTCAATCAAACCAAAGAGATGCTGTTGCAAGCAGGAGAGTTGGACAGCCTGCCACTTGATGTCTTTCAGGCGCACCTTGGCAGCAAACTCACCGAGTCCCGGGTCGGCCAGCGTTTCCTGGCAGGCTCAGTTAATTTCTGCACCCTGATGCCCATGCGCTCCATCCCGTTCAAGCTGGTGTGCCTGCTGGGAATGAACGATGGCGTCTACCCACGGGTGCAGCACCCGGTGGGCTTCGATCTGATGGCGCGAACCGGTGCCAGACGGGGCGATCGTTCCCGCAGGCTCGATGACAGATACCTGTTTTTGGAAGCACTTTTGTCAGCACGCAGCCAACTTTATATCAGCTTTGTCGGTCGCAGCGAGCGGGACGACAGCGAGCGGACGCCGTCTATGCTGGTCAGTGAGCTGCTGGACTGCTGTGAGCTCAGCGCCTTTATTCCCGGCGCCGCGGATGCCAGTCTGGCCCCAAGGCTTATTCAGCAGCAGCCACTGCAACCCTTTGATGTTAAGCTGTTTCAACAGGAAGATACGTCTGATGCAGCGACACTGACCACCAGCTTTGCCGCCCAGTGGTGCCCCGCCAATGTGCTCGCCCCCAGGCCCTTTATCGACGGCCCCCTGAGCGAAGCCGAACAGCACGGCGACAAAAACACTGAAGACAGCGACGATAAAACCCTGGATATCGCCTCCTTGATTCGTTTTTTCCGCGATCCGGTGAAGTTTTTCTGCCAGCGGCGCTTAAGACTCGATCTATCACTGCGACTCGATGCCCTTGAAGATGCCGAGCCCTTTGAGCTCAATGCCCTCGAGCGTTATCAGCTGCAGCTGCAGATGCTGGAAACCGCGCTCGCGGTTGAACCCAGCCTCGAGCCCGGCACCCTGGATGCGCTGGGCGAGCGCCTCGGTGGTCAGGGGCTGATGCCCATGGCGCCTTTCGATAGCCTGATGTTCAGAGGTTATTGTCGCGATCTGGCGCCGCTCCTCGAGCGAAGCCGATTTTTGATGGGCGATGTGGCTGGCGAAACCCTGAGCCTCAATCTGCTGCTGGATAGCGGTATCACCCTCACCGGAACGCTGGAGCAGGTTTACCCCAAGGGGCTGCTTGTCACCCGCCCAGGCAGCGCCAAACCAAAGGATTTTCTTGCCCTTTACCTGCGGCATCTGTGTCTTTGCGCTGCAAATCGCAGCGGCTTCAGCTTCCTTCTGGATGTGGGCCACTTCCACGCCATGGCCCCTTTGGATGCCAGTGCGGCCCTGGCCAGATTAAACGCGCTTTACGGTATCTATGAGGCCGCCCAGCAGCAACCATCCACGCTGGTGCCAGCCATGGCCATGGCGGCCGCCGAAGCCCTTGCCGAAGGCGATACCGACATCAGCAGTCTGGAAGCGCGCCTTAAAGAGGTGTGGCAAGACGGCAACGGCCTTGGTGAAGCCAATGAGCCCCACCAGCAACGCCTGCTGCGCTTCCCGGAGGACTTTATCAGTGACGACTTTGTGCAGCGTGCCGCCGACCTGTGGCTGCCACTGCTGGCGCTGTGTCACAGCGGCAAACTCGGTGAGCTTGGCGACTTTATCGCATCCCCTGCATCAGTAGCGCCCCGATACCAACCCACCCGCGCCCCGGGCGAGCAGCCGAGCACTGGAGAGTAATATGTCAGCCATAGTCAGCCAGCCATTGGATGCGTTCACCCTGCCCATGTCGGGGGCACGCCTGATTGAGGCCAGCGCAGGTACCGGAAAGACCTATACCATCGCCAACCTCTATTTACGACTGCTGCTGGGGATAGGCGAACCACGCCCCTGCACAGTGGAAGAAATTCTGGTGGTCACCTTTACCAATGCCGCCACCAGTGAGCTGCGCGATCGGATCCGTCGCCGGGTGCTTGAAGCCTTTAAGGCAGTGCTCGGTCAGCCAACCGGCGATACATTTTTGCTGCAACTGGTTGCAGCCATTGACGATACCGCCATTGCTCTGCGTCAGCTCGACTTAGCGCTCAAAACCCTGGATGAAGCCGCCATTTACACCATTCACGGCTTTTGTCAGCGGATATTGTCGGATATGGCGTTTGAATCTGCGCTGCTGTTCGAGAGTGAATTTACCCTTGATGACAGTGAATATCTGGAGCTTGCCGTGGCAGATTTCTGGCGTGCTCACTGCTATCCGCTTTCGAGTGAGATGGCGGCCATGGTGCATGCCAAATACCCATCCCCCAAGGCACTCGGCGCAGAGCTTCGCGCCCTGATTGGCGCGCGGATGGCAAATCCCAAAACCCGCCCGGGCAGCTTTAATTCGCTTGCAGCCGAGTACAATCAGCGCCTGTCACGGCTGCGGCTTGCCTGGCAAAGAGACAGCCAGGCATCAATAGAAACCCTTAAAAAGCTGCCACTCAATGGCACCAGTTATGGCAAGGCCGCCGATGATTTCCCCAAACTGAACGCCCATGCTTTGGCGCTGGACGCATGGGCTGCACGCGGTCAGGGTGAGCCGCCCATCAAAGCCATGCAGGCTCTGGCCTACAACAGCATCAAACTCAATAAGGGCGGCGTGCTGCCAGAACCCCATGCATTGCCGCTGCTGGTACAAATTGGTGAGTTTATCGAGGCGCACCAAGGGCTTATTCCAGCATTTCTGTTATTGGCCCGGGATGATATCCGCGCCCGATTTGCCGCACTCAAATCCCAGCGCAACCTGATGGCGCCGGACGATCTGCTACTGACACTTGCCGCGGCCTTAGGCCATGGGCCTCATTCGTCGGCTGCCGGCGAGTCAGCTCAGGATGCAGACGACAATACCATTGCCAAGCGGCTCGCCACCGAAGTTGCAGCCCGTTACCCTGTAGCCCTGATTGATGAATTTCAGGACACAGATCCGCTGCAATTTGCTATTTTCAATGCGATTTATCGGCCCGAAGGCAAAGCCCGCGGCCTGTTGATGATTGGCGATCCCAAGCAGGCCATTTACGCCTTTCGCGGCGGCGACATCCACACCTATCTGGGAGCAAGACGCGCCGCATCCGCCCACTATAGCCTTGGCACCAACTACCGCTCTTCCAGGCCGATGGTGGATGCGGTCAACCGGCTGTTTATGGCCCGTGAGCGGGTGTTCTTAACCGATGAAATTCCGTTTGAGCCGGTGAATGCCGCCGACAGGGGCAATAAGGCTCTGCTGATTGATGGCAATGCCCCTGGGGCTGCCCTTGAAATCGCTTTGCTTGCGGAAGATCCCGTGAAAGGACTCAACAAGCAAACCGCCCGTACCCTGATGGCAAATGATGCCGCCGCCGATATTGCAAGACTGCTCACCCTCGCCGCCGAAGGCAGGGCCAGTCTGTCCGATAAGTCGCGGCCACTGATGGCAAAAGATATTGCCGTACTGGTGCGCGACAGGAACGAGGCGGCCTTTATCAAAAAAGCGCTCGGCGAGCGCAACATAGGCGCGGTATTTCTCTCCCGTGACAATGTGTTTGCTACCCCGGAAGCGAAGGAGATGATGCATCTTCTGTATGCTCTGGCTCATCCCCGGGATGAAAAGCGCCTTCGCAATGCCATGGCCACCCGACTGATGGGCTACACCCTCAGCGATATTGCCAGGGTGAATCAGGATGAAGACCGCCGCGCCGAAGAGCTTGAGCGTTTTGAGCTTTGGCATCAGCGCTGGCAAAAGCAAGGGGTCATGCCGGCGCTGATGGCGTTTGCAGACGACACCTCTTTGCTGCAGCGGCTGCAAAGTGAAGAAGAGGCCGAGCGGCGCCTGACCGATTTTCGTCATCTGTGCGAGCTGCTGGAGCAAGCCGCCAGCGGTCTCGATGGAATAAGCGCCCTGCTCGGTTGGTACGAGCAGGCGCTGGCAAGCCCGAGCGGCGATGAAATCCAGCAACTGAGGCTCGAGAGTGAGCAGAATCTGGTGCAGATTGTCACCATCCACAAATCCAAGGGGCTTGAATATGGCCTCTGTTACATCCCGTTTTTAAGTTTGGCGCGGGATAGCCGTGGCAAGCCCTCACCGCTGCTGTACCACGAGGCAAACGGCCTGGTGTGGGATATTGAGCAGACCGACGAAGGGGTTGAAATCTATGATGCCGAGCGCCTCGGTGAAGATCTGCGGCTATTGTACGTGGCGCTGACCCGGCCGATTTATGGCTGCCGACTCGGCCTTGCCAACCACAGCCGGATGTTAAAGGCCGGGATAAGCAGTGAGGTCCATAAAACGGCACTGGGGTACCTGCTTGGTATAGACAGCAAAGACTGCGATGGCGATGCCCTGCGTGCCGCTGCCATGCGCCTGGCGGCAGACTCCATTGCCGTGGTGGAGGTGATTGAAAATGATAACCGCGCCCTTGCGAACGTCGACAACCAGCAGGGTCTGAATTTGGCCGCAAGAGTGCCGGATCGGCGCGGCGAAATTCCCTGGCGGGTGGGCAGCTACTCGGCTTTGGTGGCTCACAGCGATGCTGACCACAGCAAGCCGGCCCACAGTAAGCCGGCCCATAGCCCATCGGCGTCCGCCACTGGCTCGGGGTTGGTTTCGGATCCTGATTCACTTAGGGAGTCCGGTGCTTTAACAGCCGCTGCTGGCCTGTTATCAAGCAGCAGCCACAGCGCCTTGTTTGAAGATGGAGTGGCTGCAACCAGCCAGCACCCCGGCGCATCAGATGAATCATTTTCACTGGAAGAACTATCATTTAACAATGTCTCGATGAATAACCTTCCGCAACCGAATCAGGTTTCAATTGATTTGGTTGATAGCAAAAATGGCGTTCTGAGCAGCCCCGCCGATGAACTGCCGAGCCGGTTCAGCTTCCCCCGCGGCGCCAATGCGGGCAGCTTTATGCACCAGGTGCTTGAGCTCATTCGCTTCGATGATGTGGCCAGCACCTTGCCACAGGTGTTACCCCAAGCCATTACGCAGTTCGGTATCGACGAGCTTTGGCAGCCGGTGCTGCTTGACTGGTATCAGGATTTAATGGCGGCGCCGCTATCAAACAATGAGGCTAACCCACTGTCAGCGCCTACATTCGCCCTGCAGCAACTAAGCCACACTAACATGCTGGTTGAAATGGAGTTTTACCTGCCGGTGACCCAGCTTAAAGCGCGCGCCCTTGGGGATCTGCTGGCGCTTTACCGTTACCGCAGTGATTTTGGCTTTGAAACTCTGAACGGCATGCTCAAAGGGTTTATCGACCTCACCTTCTGCCACGACGGCCGCTATTACATTGCCGACTACAAGTCCAATCATCTGGGGGATTCTCTGGCCCACTACCATTACGAGGCAATGCACTCAGCCATTGCCGAGCATCACTACGACTTGCAGTATCTGCTCTATA
It encodes the following:
- the recB gene encoding exodeoxyribonuclease V subunit beta, which codes for MSAIVSQPLDAFTLPMSGARLIEASAGTGKTYTIANLYLRLLLGIGEPRPCTVEEILVVTFTNAATSELRDRIRRRVLEAFKAVLGQPTGDTFLLQLVAAIDDTAIALRQLDLALKTLDEAAIYTIHGFCQRILSDMAFESALLFESEFTLDDSEYLELAVADFWRAHCYPLSSEMAAMVHAKYPSPKALGAELRALIGARMANPKTRPGSFNSLAAEYNQRLSRLRLAWQRDSQASIETLKKLPLNGTSYGKAADDFPKLNAHALALDAWAARGQGEPPIKAMQALAYNSIKLNKGGVLPEPHALPLLVQIGEFIEAHQGLIPAFLLLARDDIRARFAALKSQRNLMAPDDLLLTLAAALGHGPHSSAAGESAQDADDNTIAKRLATEVAARYPVALIDEFQDTDPLQFAIFNAIYRPEGKARGLLMIGDPKQAIYAFRGGDIHTYLGARRAASAHYSLGTNYRSSRPMVDAVNRLFMARERVFLTDEIPFEPVNAADRGNKALLIDGNAPGAALEIALLAEDPVKGLNKQTARTLMANDAAADIARLLTLAAEGRASLSDKSRPLMAKDIAVLVRDRNEAAFIKKALGERNIGAVFLSRDNVFATPEAKEMMHLLYALAHPRDEKRLRNAMATRLMGYTLSDIARVNQDEDRRAEELERFELWHQRWQKQGVMPALMAFADDTSLLQRLQSEEEAERRLTDFRHLCELLEQAASGLDGISALLGWYEQALASPSGDEIQQLRLESEQNLVQIVTIHKSKGLEYGLCYIPFLSLARDSRGKPSPLLYHEANGLVWDIEQTDEGVEIYDAERLGEDLRLLYVALTRPIYGCRLGLANHSRMLKAGISSEVHKTALGYLLGIDSKDCDGDALRAAAMRLAADSIAVVEVIENDNRALANVDNQQGLNLAARVPDRRGEIPWRVGSYSALVAHSDADHSKPAHSKPAHSPSASATGSGLVSDPDSLRESGALTAAAGLLSSSSHSALFEDGVAATSQHPGASDESFSLEELSFNNVSMNNLPQPNQVSIDLVDSKNGVLSSPADELPSRFSFPRGANAGSFMHQVLELIRFDDVASTLPQVLPQAITQFGIDELWQPVLLDWYQDLMAAPLSNNEANPLSAPTFALQQLSHTNMLVEMEFYLPVTQLKARALGDLLALYRYRSDFGFETLNGMLKGFIDLTFCHDGRYYIADYKSNHLGDSLAHYHYEAMHSAIAEHHYDLQYLLYTLALHRLLRSRLADYDYECHFGGCYYLFLRGMSASAPGSGVFFDRPPKLLIDALDALFEGNEVRI